In Humulus lupulus chromosome 6, drHumLupu1.1, whole genome shotgun sequence, a single genomic region encodes these proteins:
- the LOC133783108 gene encoding AAA-ATPase At5g57480 yields MKEYWTSFASLLGVLAFCQTLLQTVFPPELRFALIKFVNRVFHWFSSYCYFDITEIDGVNTNELYNAVQLYLSSSVSITGSRLSLTRALNSSAITFGLSNNDVIVDSFNGVNVLWEHIVTQRQSQTFSWRPLPEEKRGFTLRIKKRDKTLILNSYLDFIMDKANEIRRKNQDRLLYTNSRGGSLDSRGHPWESVPFKHPSTFETLAMDPEKKREIMNDLKDFADGQNFYQKTGRAWKRGYLLYGPPGTGKSSMIAAMANFLGYDIYDLELTEVHTNSELRKLLMKTSSKSIIVIEDIDCSINLTNRKKANSGGGSGRGYFDSGVSPDMRSGSGAGSGAEEGGGNTITLSGLLNFTDGLWSCCGSERIFVFTTNHIEKLDPALLRSGRMDMHIFMSYCSFSSLKILLKNYLGYNDEDDVADDVVLREIEAVIARAEMTPADVSEVLIKNRRDRAKAVRELLEVLKVKAKANTESANRKSGLGLKKGIEEEEEEEEQEKRALESPHGKENVDFDQLSCKNGGGDKIKDQNEEEEEEEKKEK; encoded by the coding sequence atgaaagAGTATTGGACATCTTTTGCTTCGTTATTAGGAGTTTTAGCCTTCTGTCAAACCCTACTCCAAACCGTTTTCCCACCGGAGCTCCGCTTCGCCTTAATCAAGTTCGTCAACCGAGTCTTCCACTGGTTCTCCTCCTACTGTTATTTCGACATAACGGAGATTGACGGCGTTAACACCAACGAGCTCTACAACGCCGTACAGCTCTACCTAAGCTCCTCCGTCTCCATCACTGGCTCCCGTCTCAGCCTCACTCGAGCTCTCAACTCCAGCGCCATCACCTTCGGTCTCTCCAACAATGACGTCATCGTCGACTCCTTCAACGGCGTTAACGTTCTCTGGGAACACATCGTTACCCAGCGCCAGTCTCAGACCTTCTCCTGGCGGCCATTGCCGGAGGAGAAGCGTGGCTTTACTCTCCGGATCAAGAAGCGAGATAAGACCCTTATACTCAACTCTTACCTGGATTTCATCATGGATAAAGCCAACGAGATCAGGCGCAAGAACCAGGACCGTCTTCTTTACACGAATTCACGAGGTGGCTCGCTCGATTCCAGGGGCCACCCTTGGGAGTCTGTACCGTTCAAGCACCCGAGCACGTTCGAGACACTCGCCATGGACCCGGAGAAGAAGAGGGAGATAATGAACGATCTCAAGGACTTCGCCGACGGTCAGAACTTCTACCAGAAAACGGGTCGGGCTTGGAAACGTGGGTACCTCTTGTACGGTCCTCCGGGAACCGGGAAATCGAGTATGATTGCTGCAATGGCGAATTTTCTCGGGTACGACATTTACGATCTGGAGCTCACTGAGGTTCACACGAACTCCGAACTCCGGAAGCTTCTGATGAAAACGAGCTCGAAATCGATCATCGTCATCGAAGACATTGACTGCTCCATAAACTTGACCAACCGGAAAAAGGCCAACTCGGGCGGAGGAAGCGGCCGGGGATACTTCGATTCGGGAGTCTCGCCGGATATGAGAAGCGGGTCCGGGGCCGGGTCGGGCGCCGAAGAGGGAGGCGGGAACACTATAACTCTATCTGGGTTGTTGAATTTCACAGATGGGTTGTGGTCTTGCTGTGGAAGCGAGAGGATTTTCGTGTTCACGACGAACCACATTGAGAAGCTTGACCCGGCATTGTTGAGGAGTGGTCGCATGGATATGCATATCTTCATGAGTTACTGCTCGTTCTCGTCTCTGAAGATTTTGCTGAAAAATTACTTGGGTTACAACGACGAAGATGACGTAGCCGACGACGTCGTTTTGAGAGAGATCGAAGCTGTTATTGCCAGAGCCGAGATGACCCCCGCTGACGTCAGCGAGGTTCTGATTAAGAACCGTCGCGATAGAGCGAAGGCTGTTCGCGAGTTATTGGAGGTTTTGAAGGTTAAAGCCAAGGCTAATACTGAGTCGGCGAACCGGAAGAGTGGACTCGGTCTGAAGAAGGGGATTgaagaggaggaagaggaggaagaACAAGAGAAGAGAGCTTTGGAGAGTCCTCATGGGAAAGAAAATGTTGACTTTGACCAACTGAGTTGCAAGAACGGTGGTGGAGATAAGATTAAGGATCagaacgaagaagaagaagaagaagaaaagaaagaaaaatga